The following are encoded together in the Novipirellula caenicola genome:
- a CDS encoding SET domain-containing protein translates to MKKKSAKKRREKLQKKVDELHGYRCYHDDDVEVRKGKYGLGVYAVRQFLPGELVFEVTGQLLSHENYHGSNYVMELNENWYLEPTIPAAFLNHSCSPNSELVQLTKYSLGLVAICNIEPESEIVFDYQWEPHEGTPQCRCGALNCRGWVVAAHAVHKMGKPNKKEKKK, encoded by the coding sequence ATGAAAAAGAAATCCGCTAAGAAACGTCGCGAGAAGCTACAGAAAAAAGTGGACGAGCTTCACGGCTACCGATGTTATCACGACGACGATGTCGAAGTTCGCAAGGGCAAATATGGCCTTGGCGTCTATGCGGTACGTCAATTCCTGCCCGGAGAATTGGTGTTCGAAGTCACCGGACAGCTGCTGTCTCATGAGAACTATCATGGTTCAAACTACGTGATGGAGTTGAACGAGAATTGGTATCTCGAGCCCACCATCCCTGCCGCGTTTTTGAATCATAGCTGCAGCCCGAATTCGGAATTGGTACAGCTGACCAAATACTCGCTTGGGTTGGTTGCGATCTGTAATATCGAACCCGAGTCCGAGATCGTGTTCGACTATCAATGGGAACCTCACGAAGGTACCCCTCAATGCCGCTGTGGTGCCTTGAATTGCCGTGGTTGGGTCGTCGCGGCGCACGCCGTCCACAAGATGGGGAAACCCAACAAGAAAGAAAAGAAGAAGTAA
- a CDS encoding efflux RND transporter periplasmic adaptor subunit, which yields MKPLLTLLIALLLAAAGCQSQETPPAAAPAMPAPEVETAEATTRTIIDYREFTGRTAAMNSVEIRARVSGYLLQSPRSAKSNPPQTSEPTDPDSSNRGSGTDEAAESDSPMNRSIPEVNVNEGDLVKKGDLLFMIDPRPYELALQQSKGSLDAAEARLERANKDLSRSEELLDRNATSAAEYDQAVSTVAELRGQIDNLRATVARNELDLDYTRVRSPIDGLLGRTLVTSGNLVAADTTILTTVVSVDPIYVEFNVDEQSVLDYRRRMLEGEVKDARVTSIPIRLGLANETGFPHEGTINFVNNITDPDTGNTLVRGRFDNDSGILSPGLFARIQAPFTSEYEAVLIPTKAIGMDQQGRFVMVVGDGNKVQRRSIKMGDNVDEMTVIRKGIKPGETVVTSGLQKIRPGSEVRLQGAKS from the coding sequence ATGAAACCATTGCTCACTCTGTTGATTGCCCTGCTATTGGCGGCGGCTGGATGCCAATCGCAAGAAACGCCCCCCGCAGCGGCGCCGGCGATGCCCGCGCCCGAGGTGGAAACGGCCGAGGCAACGACGCGAACGATCATTGATTATCGTGAATTCACTGGCCGCACGGCGGCGATGAACTCGGTCGAAATTCGTGCGCGGGTCAGCGGTTATCTATTGCAAAGCCCCCGTTCCGCGAAAAGCAATCCGCCGCAGACAAGCGAGCCCACCGACCCTGATTCGTCAAACCGCGGCAGCGGAACCGATGAGGCGGCCGAAAGCGACAGCCCGATGAATCGTTCGATACCCGAGGTCAATGTCAACGAAGGCGACCTCGTCAAGAAAGGGGATCTGTTGTTCATGATCGATCCACGGCCTTATGAATTGGCGTTACAGCAATCAAAGGGCTCGCTTGACGCTGCCGAGGCACGACTTGAAAGAGCGAACAAGGATTTGTCGCGATCCGAGGAATTGCTCGATCGAAACGCCACCAGTGCGGCGGAATACGATCAAGCCGTTTCGACGGTCGCAGAGTTGCGCGGGCAGATCGATAACCTACGAGCCACGGTGGCACGCAACGAATTGGATCTCGATTACACTCGCGTCCGGTCTCCGATCGATGGGTTGTTGGGGCGTACGTTGGTCACCAGTGGCAACCTTGTCGCGGCGGACACGACGATTTTGACCACGGTGGTCTCGGTCGACCCGATCTACGTTGAATTCAACGTCGACGAACAATCCGTCCTGGATTATCGCCGCCGTATGCTTGAAGGCGAAGTCAAGGATGCTCGCGTGACTTCGATCCCGATCCGCTTGGGGCTCGCCAACGAAACCGGTTTCCCTCACGAAGGCACGATCAATTTCGTCAACAACATCACCGATCCAGACACAGGCAACACGCTCGTCCGAGGCCGATTCGACAATGATTCGGGGATCCTTTCGCCAGGCTTGTTCGCCCGCATCCAAGCCCCGTTCACATCAGAATACGAGGCCGTCTTGATCCCCACCAAAGCCATCGGGATGGATCAACAGGGGCGTTTTGTCATGGTGGTCGGTGATGGCAACAAGGTCCAGCGGCGCAGTATCAAAATGGGGGACAATGTTGATGAGATGACGGTCATCCGCAAAGGCATCAAGCCGGGTGAGACGGTGGTCACGTCAGGATTACAAAAAATCCGCCCCGGCAGCGAAGTGCGTCTTCAAGGAGCCAAGTCGTGA
- a CDS encoding prenyltransferase/squalene oxidase repeat-containing protein — MNHRWKFHLGRRIFVTAAAASLCFAPVFAEESPSASQTETLRQEIVAKGLAFLAKQGQSDSGTFSEKVGPGVTALAITSALRNGRGIDDPMVAQGLKALESFVKPDGGIYGNGRLRNYETCVAMVCLAEANKSGQYNETLKRAKAFVTGIQYGQGKRDPSDPWYGGVGYGGEGRPDLSNTGYFIETLRATESGPEDPAIQRALAFVSRCQNLDSKFNDTPFAAKVDDGGFYYEIPTTKIDPSTSDERYTANGGLRSYGSMGYTGLKSMIFAGLTPTDPRVKAALQWIATHYDVDNNPGMGSAGLYYYYHTFAAALSAAGLKTVDAADGTKHDWKADLVEELASRQNADGSWSNDNRRWFENDKNLATSFALMSLAYCK; from the coding sequence ATGAATCACCGATGGAAATTCCACCTTGGCCGACGGATTTTTGTGACCGCGGCCGCTGCCAGCCTATGCTTCGCTCCCGTCTTTGCCGAGGAATCGCCATCCGCTTCCCAAACCGAAACGCTGCGTCAAGAAATTGTCGCCAAAGGGCTCGCGTTTCTAGCAAAGCAAGGGCAATCCGACTCGGGAACGTTTTCAGAAAAAGTGGGGCCCGGCGTGACCGCGTTGGCGATCACATCGGCGCTTCGCAATGGGCGGGGGATCGACGACCCGATGGTTGCCCAGGGGCTCAAAGCACTCGAAAGCTTCGTCAAACCCGACGGCGGCATCTACGGCAACGGCCGGCTGCGCAATTATGAAACGTGCGTCGCGATGGTTTGCCTCGCCGAAGCAAACAAGTCGGGACAATATAACGAAACGCTCAAACGCGCCAAAGCGTTTGTCACCGGGATCCAGTACGGTCAGGGGAAACGTGACCCCTCGGATCCTTGGTACGGAGGCGTCGGGTACGGTGGCGAAGGACGACCCGATTTGTCCAACACCGGCTACTTTATCGAGACGCTTCGTGCGACCGAGTCGGGACCCGAGGATCCTGCGATTCAGCGGGCGCTTGCGTTTGTGTCGCGATGTCAGAACCTGGACAGCAAGTTCAACGATACCCCGTTTGCTGCGAAGGTTGACGACGGTGGTTTCTATTACGAGATCCCCACCACCAAGATTGATCCGAGCACCTCCGATGAACGCTACACCGCCAACGGCGGTTTGCGAAGCTACGGCTCGATGGGCTACACGGGACTCAAAAGCATGATCTTTGCCGGGCTGACCCCAACGGATCCTCGTGTCAAAGCGGCGCTTCAGTGGATTGCCACGCACTATGACGTCGACAACAACCCCGGTATGGGGTCGGCGGGATTGTATTACTACTACCACACGTTCGCAGCGGCACTGAGTGCTGCCGGGCTGAAGACGGTCGATGCTGCTGACGGAACAAAGCATGATTGGAAGGCGGACTTAGTGGAGGAGCTGGCCAGCCGCCAAAACGCTGACGGTTCGTGGTCGAATGACAATCGACGCTGGTTCGAGAATGACAAAAATCTAGCGACCAGTTTTGCACTAATGTCATTGGCGTATTGCAAGTGA
- a CDS encoding antibiotic biosynthesis monooxygenase: MSLLNNTASRISGSPLRQANHEFATRVPHDVRESAGMAASSNPDLESDVNVAASASTQPATIFVTALPKAGREREWEQAIGDLIRTSLSFPGHLGSLVLRPQQSGDRYYRVISKFDSVENMQRWHHSDQRKEKVSRLQPLERKPADIHHLTGLETWFELPHPSGSDSSAPPKYKMAIVVWIAVYAAVLPLVGFLKPYAAPLPSAIGSAGIAAISVAMMTWGIMPFLTWLFQRWLYPPVNVNSKR, translated from the coding sequence ATGAGCTTGTTGAATAACACGGCGTCGCGGATCTCGGGTTCGCCGCTGCGACAAGCGAACCACGAGTTTGCGACCCGCGTTCCGCACGATGTTCGCGAGTCGGCTGGGATGGCGGCCTCCTCCAATCCAGACCTAGAGTCTGACGTGAACGTCGCTGCGTCGGCATCCACTCAGCCTGCCACGATCTTTGTGACGGCGCTGCCCAAGGCGGGACGCGAGCGTGAGTGGGAACAGGCGATTGGCGATTTGATTCGCACGTCGCTGAGTTTCCCAGGGCATTTGGGATCGCTGGTACTTCGGCCTCAGCAATCGGGAGATCGATACTATCGTGTGATTTCCAAATTCGATTCGGTTGAAAACATGCAGCGTTGGCATCACTCGGATCAACGCAAAGAGAAAGTTTCGCGACTGCAGCCACTCGAGCGTAAACCGGCGGACATTCACCACTTGACCGGGTTGGAAACTTGGTTCGAGTTGCCTCATCCGAGCGGAAGCGATTCGTCGGCACCACCGAAATACAAGATGGCGATCGTCGTCTGGATCGCTGTCTACGCCGCCGTGCTTCCGCTGGTCGGCTTTTTGAAGCCCTACGCTGCCCCACTTCCTTCGGCGATTGGCAGTGCGGGAATTGCCGCGATCAGCGTTGCGATGATGACATGGGGGATCATGCCATTTTTGACATGGTTGTTTCAGCGATGGCTGTACCCGCCAGTGAATGTCAATTCGAAACGGTGA
- a CDS encoding transglutaminase family protein, giving the protein MDSEDDVMQALAAHDEAVARCGRTIWVGAEPTYTDRNAETPQWLFNALGDDKLQRGQRMLKRVAQANPGAAVLHCVGRQYSGEPCPRWSLGLYLRRDGRPIWQGPPDVLLVNPKEPAETPVARSEAFAAALTGVLNSFQWTAATLDAPLTQRVVFRTDGEAPVTDVTVEPLLNRPSLHGDKVEGAEVTDSLAESGTYLVVASDEAEGLRVELPRVSDVAEFERLLSAVSTAALEAEVPAILLSGFPPPVDSTVAWTTITPDPAVIEVNMAPVGCATDLLTRLRELANAADAEGLSTYRLQYNGVESDSGGGGHITFGGIEPSSSPFLTEPSLLSSLVRYFNRHPSLSYLHAVDSVGSDSQAPRVDETLSQALPELSLALELLSRVENPLPETIWGTLAPFLSDPSGNSHRAEINIEKLANPYLGGRGRLGLVEFRALRMAADPETMASLAALLRAIVAMLAEHPSSEPLIDWGESLHQRFSLPYYLHRDLKEVLADLQTQGFGLAPPLVDRVLCDQHRVLKECQLGELRVELRRALEFWPLVGDVATQERGGSRLIDSSTSRIEIRLRSANTESLADWTVSVADWIIPLQQEADDEGSLRLAGLRYRSFVPLAGLHPTLGAQSPLTLTLSHPIEGTWNITIHEWHPLGEPYPGLPSTIDEARERRAARCVVQSNDNPPAALTAPPAEAVGECVVDLRWQ; this is encoded by the coding sequence ACTCCAGCGGGGCCAGCGGATGCTCAAACGCGTCGCCCAGGCCAATCCCGGCGCGGCGGTATTGCATTGCGTCGGTCGTCAATACAGTGGTGAACCGTGCCCACGGTGGAGTTTGGGACTCTATTTGCGGCGTGACGGTCGCCCGATTTGGCAGGGGCCACCCGATGTGCTGTTAGTGAACCCGAAGGAGCCCGCGGAGACGCCGGTGGCTAGATCCGAAGCGTTTGCCGCGGCGCTGACCGGTGTCTTGAACTCATTTCAATGGACCGCCGCAACCCTCGACGCTCCGCTTACCCAGCGTGTCGTTTTTCGCACTGACGGCGAAGCCCCCGTTACGGATGTCACTGTCGAACCCCTGCTGAATCGACCATCGCTTCACGGTGATAAGGTCGAAGGAGCCGAAGTGACCGATTCGCTTGCCGAGTCCGGAACCTACCTGGTCGTTGCTTCGGACGAGGCCGAGGGATTGCGAGTCGAGTTGCCTCGGGTCAGTGATGTCGCCGAGTTTGAGCGGTTGTTGTCCGCGGTCTCGACCGCGGCTCTCGAAGCGGAAGTGCCTGCGATCCTGCTCTCCGGCTTTCCGCCCCCCGTGGATTCGACCGTGGCGTGGACGACCATCACCCCCGACCCGGCCGTGATCGAAGTCAACATGGCGCCGGTCGGCTGCGCCACCGATCTGCTAACGCGACTGCGTGAGTTGGCCAACGCGGCGGATGCCGAGGGGCTATCGACGTACCGGTTGCAATACAATGGCGTCGAGAGCGATTCGGGCGGTGGCGGGCACATTACCTTTGGCGGCATCGAGCCTTCGTCGAGCCCCTTTTTGACCGAACCAAGTCTGTTGTCCAGTTTGGTGCGTTATTTTAATCGACACCCCTCACTGTCGTACCTGCATGCGGTCGACTCGGTTGGCTCGGACAGCCAGGCGCCGCGGGTCGATGAAACGCTCTCGCAAGCATTGCCGGAGCTGTCACTTGCACTCGAGCTGCTCAGCCGCGTCGAAAACCCGCTGCCAGAGACCATTTGGGGAACGCTGGCGCCGTTCTTGTCCGATCCTTCGGGGAACAGCCACCGTGCCGAGATCAATATCGAGAAACTAGCGAATCCGTATCTGGGCGGTCGTGGACGACTCGGCTTGGTCGAATTTCGTGCGTTGCGAATGGCAGCCGATCCCGAGACGATGGCGTCACTGGCCGCGCTGCTTCGTGCGATCGTCGCCATGTTGGCCGAGCATCCTTCGTCCGAACCGCTGATCGATTGGGGCGAATCACTACACCAACGATTCTCGCTGCCGTATTACTTGCACCGTGACCTCAAAGAAGTGCTCGCCGATTTGCAAACGCAAGGCTTCGGGTTGGCCCCGCCGCTGGTTGACCGCGTGCTTTGCGATCAACATCGCGTTTTGAAAGAGTGTCAGCTGGGGGAACTGAGAGTGGAGCTACGTCGTGCACTGGAGTTTTGGCCGCTGGTGGGTGACGTTGCCACGCAAGAACGAGGCGGATCGCGACTGATCGATTCAAGCACCTCGCGGATTGAGATCCGATTGCGATCCGCCAATACCGAATCGCTTGCCGATTGGACGGTGTCGGTTGCCGATTGGATCATTCCGCTGCAGCAGGAAGCCGACGACGAAGGATCGTTGCGATTGGCGGGGCTGCGTTATCGCAGCTTTGTACCGTTGGCCGGACTGCATCCCACGCTCGGCGCCCAGTCGCCGCTGACATTGACTCTATCGCATCCCATCGAGGGCACATGGAACATCACGATCCACGAGTGGCATCCGTTGGGCGAACCGTATCCGGGGTTGCCATCGACCATCGATGAAGCACGCGAACGACGCGCGGCGCGATGCGTGGTCCAAAGCAACGACAATCCCCCCGCTGCGCTGACAGCGCCACCAGCCGAAGCCGTCGGTGAATGTGTCGTTGACCTACGCTGGCAGTAA
- a CDS encoding multidrug efflux RND transporter permease subunit, whose translation MISNFFINRPVAANVIAFMTVILGIVGLVNLPVERYPNITPPTIQVTASYPGASAQVMADTVAAPLEQQINGVENMLYMQSTSSSNGSYSLTVTFEVGTDLEEAQVLVQNRVALAEPFLPADVRQQGISVRKQSTNILLVVSLTSPDDTFDSLYLSNYANLRLKDELSRVEGVGDVTVSGIGAYSMRIWADPTKMDARGLTFTDLVSQLQQQNVQVAAGQIAQPPLDQSQAFQYTMTALGRLSDPKQFEDIIVKVGDDGSLTYLRDVARVELGAQTYDTFAQKGGISSASVLIYQLPGANALDVAEGVKEAVADLSESFPAGLEYDIPFDTTIFVSSAIHEVYKTLFEAGVLVLIVILVFLQNWRAVLIPATTVPVTIIGAFAIMPLLGFSVNLLTLFGLVLAIGIVVDDAIVIVENASHHIERGESPKEATIRAMSEVTGPVIGITAVLMAVFIPTAFLAGITGQLYRQFALTIAATAFLSAVNALTLKPAQCALWLKPAKAESEKFFLSRWFNRVFGWIEGLYVICVRGLIRVWPVVMLAFVLTVAGTAWWYQKVPTGFLPTEDQGYLITAIQLPDAASQDRTREVVEQMNAILADQPGVKTWFTLGGMSLLEGSQSSNAATMFIGLKDWEERTTPELQQGPLIGQISQKFSAIKDAFILVIPPPAIQGLGTSGGFEMQVEDRGGVGLDELQKAVNDLLASAAQHPELQRVNSTFRAGVPQLYADVDRAQVLSMQVPLSEVFTTLQAALGSTYVNDFNKFGRTYRVTLQADAEYRDEVDDVRRLNVRNAQGEMVSLGSLIRVDEISGPQIIRRFNLYPAANVTGSAAPGTSSGEALQTMARLAKDAFPESIGFDWSGVSLQESQAKGEEVYIFGLAVLIVYLVLAFLYESWVLPFAVILVVPLGLLGTVAAIAMMGMDNNTYVQIGVVLIIALASKNAILIVEFARDLRMQGKSIREAAIAASRMRFRPILMTSFAFILGVLPLVFATGAAAASRRSLGTAVCGGMVTSTVLAVFFTPVFYVVFQWISEWRQPPVAKPEPVELVS comes from the coding sequence GTGATCAGCAACTTCTTTATCAACCGTCCGGTCGCGGCGAACGTGATCGCGTTCATGACGGTGATTCTGGGCATCGTCGGACTGGTCAATCTGCCCGTCGAACGCTATCCCAATATCACGCCCCCGACGATCCAAGTGACGGCGAGCTATCCCGGCGCGAGCGCGCAAGTGATGGCCGATACGGTTGCTGCGCCGCTAGAGCAACAGATCAACGGGGTCGAAAACATGTTGTACATGCAGTCGACCTCATCATCCAACGGCAGCTATTCGTTGACGGTCACCTTCGAAGTCGGAACCGATCTCGAGGAAGCTCAGGTATTGGTGCAAAATCGTGTCGCGCTCGCCGAGCCGTTTCTGCCTGCGGATGTTCGTCAACAAGGCATCTCAGTCCGAAAACAATCGACGAACATCTTGTTGGTGGTCTCGCTTACGTCGCCCGACGACACGTTCGACAGTTTGTACCTTTCGAACTACGCCAACCTACGACTCAAAGACGAACTCAGCCGCGTCGAAGGGGTTGGCGACGTTACCGTCAGTGGCATCGGTGCGTACAGCATGCGTATCTGGGCCGACCCAACGAAAATGGATGCACGGGGATTAACCTTCACGGATCTGGTCAGCCAGCTGCAACAACAGAACGTGCAAGTCGCGGCGGGGCAGATCGCTCAACCGCCGCTGGATCAATCACAAGCGTTTCAGTACACGATGACGGCGCTCGGGCGATTGTCGGATCCGAAACAATTTGAAGACATCATTGTCAAAGTCGGAGACGACGGCAGTCTGACCTACTTGCGTGACGTCGCGCGCGTTGAACTGGGCGCACAAACCTACGACACGTTCGCGCAAAAAGGCGGAATCAGTTCTGCGAGTGTTCTGATTTACCAACTGCCTGGTGCAAACGCCTTGGATGTCGCCGAGGGCGTCAAGGAAGCCGTTGCGGATCTGTCCGAGTCGTTTCCCGCCGGATTGGAGTACGACATCCCCTTTGACACCACGATCTTTGTCTCTTCGGCGATACACGAAGTCTACAAGACGCTTTTCGAAGCGGGCGTTTTGGTGTTGATCGTGATCTTGGTGTTCCTGCAGAACTGGCGTGCCGTCTTGATCCCGGCGACAACCGTTCCGGTCACGATCATCGGCGCGTTTGCGATCATGCCGCTGCTGGGATTCTCGGTCAATCTGTTGACGTTGTTTGGGTTGGTCCTTGCGATCGGAATTGTGGTGGATGATGCGATCGTGATTGTCGAAAACGCGTCGCATCATATCGAACGAGGCGAATCGCCCAAGGAAGCAACGATTCGCGCCATGAGCGAAGTCACCGGGCCGGTGATCGGGATCACTGCGGTGTTGATGGCGGTGTTCATCCCCACCGCATTTTTGGCGGGGATCACCGGCCAATTGTATCGACAATTCGCTCTGACCATCGCGGCCACTGCGTTTCTTAGCGCGGTTAACGCATTGACGCTCAAGCCTGCTCAGTGTGCGTTGTGGCTGAAACCTGCCAAAGCGGAAAGCGAAAAGTTTTTTCTGTCGCGATGGTTCAATCGCGTATTCGGATGGATCGAAGGTCTTTATGTCATCTGCGTGCGAGGTTTGATCCGGGTCTGGCCGGTGGTGATGCTGGCGTTTGTTTTGACCGTCGCAGGAACCGCGTGGTGGTATCAAAAGGTACCAACCGGTTTTCTGCCGACCGAGGACCAAGGCTATTTGATCACGGCGATCCAGTTGCCCGATGCGGCATCCCAAGACCGCACACGCGAAGTGGTCGAGCAGATGAACGCGATCCTCGCTGATCAACCCGGTGTGAAGACTTGGTTTACGCTCGGCGGAATGTCATTACTCGAAGGCAGCCAATCATCCAACGCGGCGACGATGTTCATCGGTCTAAAGGACTGGGAAGAACGTACGACACCGGAACTGCAACAAGGACCACTGATTGGCCAAATCTCACAAAAATTTTCGGCGATCAAAGACGCTTTCATTTTGGTCATTCCGCCCCCGGCGATTCAAGGCTTGGGAACAAGCGGCGGATTCGAGATGCAGGTCGAGGACCGCGGCGGTGTTGGGTTGGATGAATTACAAAAGGCGGTCAACGATTTGCTGGCCAGCGCGGCACAACATCCGGAACTGCAACGCGTCAACTCGACTTTCCGGGCTGGTGTACCGCAGCTGTATGCGGACGTCGATCGCGCCCAAGTGCTGAGCATGCAAGTCCCACTGAGCGAGGTGTTCACGACGCTCCAAGCGGCACTCGGGTCTACTTACGTCAACGACTTTAACAAGTTCGGTCGCACCTATCGGGTCACGTTGCAAGCCGATGCCGAGTACCGAGACGAGGTCGACGACGTGCGTCGTTTGAACGTCCGTAACGCGCAAGGCGAAATGGTTTCGCTGGGCAGTTTGATACGGGTCGACGAGATTTCTGGACCGCAAATCATTCGTCGATTCAATCTGTATCCGGCAGCTAATGTGACCGGATCGGCAGCACCGGGAACGAGTTCGGGCGAAGCGTTGCAAACGATGGCCCGCTTGGCGAAAGACGCGTTTCCCGAATCAATCGGATTCGATTGGAGCGGCGTTTCGCTGCAAGAGAGCCAAGCCAAAGGCGAAGAAGTCTACATCTTTGGATTGGCGGTATTGATTGTCTATTTGGTGTTGGCGTTTCTATACGAAAGCTGGGTACTGCCGTTTGCCGTGATCTTGGTCGTGCCGCTGGGATTACTGGGCACGGTCGCTGCGATCGCGATGATGGGGATGGACAACAACACCTACGTGCAAATTGGCGTGGTCTTGATCATTGCGTTGGCCAGCAAGAATGCCATCTTGATCGTCGAGTTTGCTCGCGATTTGCGAATGCAGGGCAAATCGATTCGCGAGGCTGCAATCGCGGCATCACGGATGCGTTTTCGACCGATCTTGATGACTTCGTTCGCGTTCATCCTAGGCGTGTTGCCGTTGGTGTTCGCAACCGGAGCGGCGGCCGCGAGTCGTCGATCACTTGGAACCGCCGTTTGCGGCGGGATGGTCACCTCCACCGTGCTTGCGGTCTTCTTCACGCCAGTGTTCTACGTTGTATTCCAGTGGATCAGCGAATGGAGGCAACCTCCGGTAGCGAAACCCGAGCCCGTCGAATTGGTTTCGTGA
- a CDS encoding MarR family transcriptional regulator — MSLQNELHRKQPFASVQQEALVSLLRTGDQLENRLVRFFREHDLTLTQFNMLRILQTEGRQLTCGEIKERMVQVVPAITGVVDRLEKQGLVERQRCRDDRRVVYVRITKQGEAVCNQAIPLLKKLESTLLKRMTEKELKQLISLLEKTRQSLAEEERQ; from the coding sequence ATGTCTCTGCAAAACGAACTACATCGCAAACAGCCCTTCGCTTCCGTGCAGCAAGAAGCCTTGGTGAGCTTGCTGCGCACCGGTGACCAGCTGGAAAACCGGCTAGTGCGTTTTTTTCGTGAACACGATCTGACGCTAACTCAGTTTAATATGCTGCGTATCCTGCAAACGGAGGGCAGGCAACTCACCTGTGGTGAGATCAAAGAGCGGATGGTGCAAGTCGTGCCAGCAATCACTGGCGTCGTCGATCGGCTGGAAAAACAAGGACTGGTTGAGCGTCAGCGGTGCCGAGATGACCGACGGGTCGTTTATGTTCGCATCACCAAGCAGGGCGAAGCCGTCTGCAACCAAGCGATTCCGCTGCTGAAAAAACTCGAATCGACGTTGCTGAAACGGATGACCGAAAAAGAGCTAAAGCAGCTGATTTCACTATTGGAAAAGACCCGCCAATCGTTGGCCGAGGAGGAACGTCAATGA